One part of the Rattus rattus isolate New Zealand chromosome 14, Rrattus_CSIRO_v1, whole genome shotgun sequence genome encodes these proteins:
- the Ucma gene encoding unique cartilage matrix-associated protein — protein sequence MSWRQVILLSSLSALVLLCMLQEGTSASVGSRQAAGEEVQEGMKQKIFMQESDASNFLKRRGKRSPKSRDEVTAENRQKLRDDELRREYYEEQRNEFENFVEEQRDEQEERTREAVEQWRQWHYDGLYPSYLYNRQNI from the exons ATGTCCTGGAGACAAGTCATCCTCCTGTCATCTCTCTCGGCCCTGGTGCTCCTGTGTA TGCTACAAGAGGGGACCAGCGCTTCTGTGGGCAGCAGACAGGCGGCTGGAGAGGAGGTGCAGGAAG GTATGAAACAGAAGATTTTCATGCAAGAATCTGATGCCTCAAATTTCCTCAAGAGGCGTGGCAAGCGGTCTCCTAAGTCCCGAGATGAAGTCACTG CGGAAAACAGACAGAAGCTTCGGGACGATGAGCTTCGGAGGGAGTATTATGAGGAGCAAAGGAACGAGTTTGAGAACTTCGTGGAGGAACAGAGAGATG agcaggaagagaggaccAGGGAGGCGGTGGAGCAATGGCGGCAGTGGCACTATGATGGCCTGTATCCTTCCTACCTCTACAACCGCCAAAACATATGA